The proteins below are encoded in one region of Salvelinus namaycush isolate Seneca chromosome 39, SaNama_1.0, whole genome shotgun sequence:
- the LOC120032440 gene encoding uncharacterized protein LOC120032440 translates to MPYRLWAFKFVCTQPRCKRQKLTGCGVYKTVRRVLDMDGWYYMGTEYLECRLCKKKLAGWSLDILDQLDASHRSIFPAILTYRLSCDLKVVRLMRERTLGNSVTRLYNQLREQHSQTWMSRTLYYLSVCDHFVVPGAAPLRVTPPPPFLDVPSAQWLLTVHGYDVLFQLEDFKARVTSIFGSILKMDSTKKVTKKLAGAAHGTAAWATNVGNEYGQVLMTVLTDSEGEGLLDMAAGLQQRYSRAGVAPPKLLYVTRDCCALMGKGKTAAMFSQWEELIVRLDVGHLIRRFARGVTTESHPLYALFLRRLSSCMLVWCADDVERLLEAKRGELKESHITGLSDAQVLKRISLKEMARHCRRRTRGAEETERLIGELLETFIDATDTLGVRLLDRDRMQAIWQTQRRHLVCIQDPPGVSIYTKKGKDVTKGGVILPVLRCARESTSLESFHLHLNRFIPGLPP, encoded by the exons ATGCCCTACCGCCTGTGGGCCTTTAAGTTTGTGTGCACCCAGCCACGGTGCAAGCGTCAAAAGCTCACAGGCTGTGGGGTGTACAAGACAGTCCGGAGGGTGCTTGACATGGACGGCTGGTATTATATGGGGACAGAATACCTGGAGTGCCGCCTCTGTAAGAAGAAGCTAGCAGGATGGTCGCTGGATATCTTGGACCAGCTGGACGCAAGTCATCGCTCCATTTTCCCAGCCATCTTGACTTACAG GCTGTCATGTGACCTGAAGGTGGTCAGGCTGATGAGAGAGAGGACACTGGGGAACAGTGTGACCAGGCTGTACAACCAGCTGAGGGAGCAGCACAGCCAGACCTGGATGAGTCGGACCCTGTACTACCTGTCCGTCTGTGACCACTTTGTAGTCCCAGGTGCCGCACCACTGAGggtaacacctcctcctccctttttGGATGTGCCCTCAGCCCAGTGGCTGCTGACTGTCCACGGCTACGACGTTCTGTTCCAGCTGGAGGACTTCAAGGCCAGAGTCACCTCCATCTTTGGGTCCATCCTGAAGATGGATTCAACCAAGAAG GTGACCAAGAAACTAGCTGGGGCAGCACACGGGACAGCAGCGTGGGCCACAAATGTGGGCAATGAGTACGGCCAGGTGCTCATGACGGTCCTCACTGACAGCGAAGGAGAGGGCCTGCTCGACATGGCAGCTGGCCTCCAGCAGCGCTACAGTAGAGCTGGAGTGGCACCTCCCAAGCTGCTCTATGTCACCCGGGACTGCTGCGCCCTGATGGGAAAGGGGAAGACGGCAGCCATGTTCAGCCAGTGGGAGGAACTCATCGTCCGGCTGGATGTGGGGCACCTCATCCGTCGCTTTGCTCGGGGAGTGACAACAGAGAGCCATCCTCTGTATGCTCTCTTTTTGCGGCGGCTCTCCTCCTGCATGTTGGTGTGGTGTGCAGATGATGTGGAGCGCCTGCTGGAGGCCAAGCGAGGTGAGCTCAAGGAGAGCCACATCACGGGGCTCAGCGACGCACAGGTGTTGAAGAGGATCAGCCTGAAGGAGATGGCTCGGCACTGTCGTCGCCGCACGCGCGGGGCGGAGGAGACCGAGCGTCTCATCGGGGAGCTCCTGGAGACCTTCATCGATGCCACAGACACCCTGGGCGTCCGGCTCCTGGACCGTGACCGAATGCAGGCCATCTGGCAGACCCAGAGACGACACCTGGTCTGTATTCAGGACCCCCCTGGTGTTAGTATCTACACCAAAAAGGGCAAGGACGTGACCAAGGGAGGGGTCATCCTGCCTGTGTTGCGTTGCGCCCGTGAGTCCACCTCCCTGGAGTCTTTCCACCTCCACCTCAACCGCTTCATTCCTG GTCTACCTCCTTGA
- the LOC120032441 gene encoding uncharacterized protein LOC120032441: MLRSRTLGNSASQTYSKLCESHSESWMRSGIRYLGECEQFLALGTGRQFTDLPEMPPVPSPVYSHDVLSRLDEVKARVTSIFGSILKMDSTKKVTKKLAGTAADTAAWVTNVGNEHGLVLISVLTAAEGEGLLPMAAGLMERYRLAGVAPPQLMYVDRDCCSSFGGSKTAAMYNEWDQLVVRLDIWHLMRRFAAGVTTESHQLYGPFMRQLSACIFEWDAGDVRRLLEAKRSALEGKHGMVGLTEAEVSRLIGRKEIALHCRRRTCGAAATEVLLLDLLETFNSEKGVDTLGIPLLDSIHIQAIWQE; this comes from the exons ATGCTGAGGTCGCGCACTTTGGGGAACAGTGCGTCACAGACCTACAGCAAGCTGTGTGAAAGTCACAGCGAGTCCTGGATGCGGAGCGGAATACGGTACCTCGGGGAGTGCGAGCAGTTTCTGGCCTTGGGCACTGGGCGGCAGTTCACTGATCTACCGGAGATGCCCCCGGTGCCCTCACCCGTCTACAGCCATGACGTGCTGTCGCGGCTGGACGAGGTGAAGGCCAGGGTCACCTCCATCTTTGGGTCCATCTTAAAGATGGACTCTACCAAGAAG GTGACCAAAAAGCTCGCGGGTACCGCTGCAGACACGGCCGCCTGGGTTACCAACGTCGGCAACGAGCATGGACTGGTCCTCATCAGTGTCCTCACTGCCGCTGAGGGCGAGGGCCTGCTCCCCATGGCGGCTGGTCTCATGGAGCGGTACCGGCTCGCCGGGGTGGCGCCCCCCCAGCTCATGTACGTGGACCGAGACTGCTGCTCCAGCTTCGGCGGATCAAAGACAGCTGCCATGTACAATGAGTGGGACCAGCTGGTGGTTCGGCTGGACATCTGGCACCTGATGCGGCGGTTCGCGGCAGGTGTCACCACTGAGAGCCACCAGCTCTACGGTCCCTTCATGCGGCAGCTGTCAGCCTGCATCTTTGAGTGGGATGCAGGTGATGTCCGCCGACTGCTGGAGGCCAAGAGGTCTGCGCTGGAGGGGAAGCACGGGATGGTCGGCCTCACCGAGGCGGAGGTTTCGAGGCTGATCGGCAGGAAGGAGATTGCACTTCACTGTCGGCGTCGTACGTGTGGAGCTGCGGCGACCGAAGTCCTTCTCCTTGACCTCCTCGAGACCTTCAACAGCGAGAAGGGGGTCGACACCCTGGGCATCCCGTTGCTGGACTCCATCCACATCCAGGCAATCTGGCAAGAGTAG
- the LOC120033054 gene encoding uncharacterized protein LOC120033054 isoform X2: MSAWTLTFLEEAATVKQLNEEDEGFQEDVDPTIHIPHVTHMSAPSSSSAAPLSGEPADASRSGPSSPTAPEDGSSPEAPDRHGSPHPDNSSDSEGETQGPNAMPGYQHVRRLARALVGVRNRQGLSDRRVDGLVALWLALDLPCPTPGEDRSGAVQGNEGEVVHCRSKRLSLMLPSWTQLGPCKLAGHQPFGGGHLQSALPNPSQRHQPTL; this comes from the exons ATGTCAGCGTGGACCCTGACCTTCCTGGAAGAGGCAGCCACCGTCAAGCAGCTCAATGAGGAGGACGAGGGCTTTCAGGAGGATGTGGACCCGACAATCCACATCCCTCATGTCACTCATATGAGCGCCCCGTCCTCCAGCTCAGCTGCACCTCTGTCAGGGGAACCCGCTGACGCATCCAGGTCTGGGCCATCCAGTCCCACCGCCCCTGAAGACGGAAGCTCTCCTGAGGCCCCTGATCGACACGGTTCTCCTCACCCTGACAACTCCTCTGATTCAGAG GGGGAGACGCAAGGCCCTAATGCAATGCCTGGCTACCAGCATGTCCGCAGGCTTGCCAGGGCCTTGGTGGGGGTGAGGAACCGTCAGGGGCTGTCGGACCGCAGGGTAGACGGTCTGGTGGCGCTGTGGCTGGCGCTTGATCTACCCTGCCCGACACCAGGAGAGGATCGTTCAGGGGCGGTTCAAGGCAACGAAGGGGAAGTCGTCCATTGTCGTAGTAAAAGACTCTCTCTAATG TTGCCTTCTTGGACTCAACTCGGGCCCTGCAAATTGGCCGGGCACCAGCCGTTTGGTGGAGGCCATTTGCAGTCAGCTCTACCAAATCCATCCCAGCGCCATCAGCCTACTTTATGA